A genome region from Chengkuizengella sp. SCS-71B includes the following:
- a CDS encoding DUF4023 family protein translates to MDDLSQFVNKINETQEKNEKNKKHYGKGQPNRKLQNKQHATNK, encoded by the coding sequence ATGGATGATTTAAGTCAATTTGTAAATAAAATTAATGAGACACAAGAAAAAAATGAAAAAAATAAAAAACATTATGGCAAAGGGCAACCAAATAGAAAATTACAAAATAAACAGCATGCAACAAATAAATGA